In Phocoena sinus isolate mPhoSin1 chromosome 10, mPhoSin1.pri, whole genome shotgun sequence, a single genomic region encodes these proteins:
- the GALR3 gene encoding galanin receptor type 3, with protein MADAQNVSLDSPGSMGAVAVPVVFALIFLLGTVGNGLVLAVLLQPGLGAWQEPGSTTDLFILNLAVADLCFILCCVPFQATIYTLDAWLFGALVCKAVHLLIYLTMYASSFTLAAVSVDRYLAVRHPLRSRALRTPRNARAAVGLVWLLAALFSAPYLSYYGIVRYGALELCVPTWEDARRRALDVATFAAGYLLPVAVVSLAYGRTLRFLWAAVGPAGAAAAEARRRAAGRAMLAVAALYALCWGPHHALILCFWYGRFAFSPATYACRLASHCLAYANSCLNPLVYALASRHFRARLRRLWPCGRRRPRCPPGSRRALRRVRPASPGPAGCLGDARPRGQLPTGGGWGGEPGREPARGTEAGRALPARGPE; from the exons ATGGCTGATGCCCAGAACGTTTCGCTGGACAGCCCAGGGAGTATGGGGGCTGTGGCAGTGCCCGTGGTCTTTGCCCTCATCTTCCTGCTGGGCACAGTGGGCAATGGGCTGGTGCTGGCAGTGCTGCTGCAGCCCGGCCTGGGCGCCTGGCAGGAGCCGGGCAGCACCACGGATCTGTTCATCCTCAACCTGGCAGTGGCCGATCTCTGCTTCATCCTGTGCTGTGTGCCTTTCCAGGCCACCATCTACACGCTCGACGCCTGGCTCTTCGGGGCCCTCGTTTGCAAGGCTGTGCACCTGCTCATCTACCTCACCATGTACGCCAGCAGCTTCACGCTGGCGGCCGTCTCGGTGGACAG GTACCTGGCCGTACGGCACCCGCTGCGCTCCCGGGCGCTGCGCACGCCGCGCAACGCCCGCGCCGCCGTGGGTCTGGTCTGGCTGCTGGCGGCGCTCTTCTCGGCGCCCTACCTCAGCTACTACGGCATCGTGCGCTACGGCGCGCTCGAGCTCTGCGTGCCCACCTGGGAGGACGCGCGCCGCCGCGCCCTCGACGTGGCCACCTTCGCCGCCGGCTACCTGCTGCCCGTGGCCGTGGTGAGCCTGGCCTACGGACGCACGCTGCGCTTCCTGTGGGCGGCCGTGGGTCCCGCGGGCGCGGCGGCTGCCGAGGCCCGGCGCAGAGCCGCGGGGCGCGCCATGCTGGCGGTGGCCGCGCTCTACGCCCTCTGCTGGGGCCCTCACCACGCGCTCATCCTCTGCTTCTGGTACGGCCGCTTCGCCTTCAGCCCGGCCACCTACGCCTGCCGCCTGGCTTCGCACTGCCTCGCCTACGCCAACTCCTGCCTCAACCCACTGGTCTACGCGCTCGCCTCGCGCCACTTCCGCGCGCGCCTCCGCCGCCTGTGGCCCtgcggccgccgccgcccccgctgCCCCCCGGGCTCCCGCCGCGCCCTCCGTCGCGTCCGCCCGGCGTCCCCAGGCCCTGCCGGCTGCCTCGGGGACGCTAGGCCTCGCGGGCAGCTGCCGACGGGCGGCGGCTGGGGCGGGGAGCCGGGTCGGGAACCGGCCCGCGGCACAGAGGCTGGCCGGGCCCTGCCTGCCCGAGGACCGGAATAA